Proteins encoded by one window of Nicotiana tabacum cultivar K326 chromosome 10, ASM71507v2, whole genome shotgun sequence:
- the LOC107764090 gene encoding large ribosomal subunit protein uL18-like translates to MAFIKVQKTRAYFKRFQVKFKRRREGKTDYRARNRLINQDKNKYNTPKYRFVVRFTNKDIIAQIVSASIAGDMILASAYARELPQYGLKVGLTNYAAAYCTGLLLARRVLKKLEMDEEYQGNPEASGEDYSVEPAESRRPFRALLDVGLIRTTTGNRVFGALKGALDGGLDIPHSEKRFAGFSKDSKQLDADVHRKYIYGGHVATYMKTLTEDEPEKYQSHFSEYIKQGLEADDLEEMYKKVHAAIRADPSPKKSEKQPPKQHKRYNLKKLTYEERKAKLIERLNALNSAAGNDDDEEDDD, encoded by the exons ATG GCATTCATCAAAGTCCAGAAGACTAGGGCTTACTTTAAGCGTTTCCAGGTTAAATTCAAGAGAAGGAGAG AGGGGAAGACTGACTACAGAGCGAGGAATCGCCTGATTAATCAGGACAAAAACAAGTACAACACTCCAAAATATCGTTTCGTTGTCCGATTT ACTAACAAGGACATAATCGCCCAAATTGTGTCTGCTAGCATAGCCGGTGACATGATTCTTGCTTCTGCATATGCTCGTGAGCTGCCTCAGTATGGCCTCAAAGTTGGACTGACAAATTATGCTGCTG CTTACTGTACTGGACTTCTCTTGGCAAGACGAGTTCTCAAGAAACTCGAAATGGATGAGGAGTATCAAGGAAACCCTGAG GCCAGTGGAGAGGATTACTCAGTTGAACCCGCTGAAAGCAGGAGGCCGTTCCGTGCTCTCTTGGATGTGGGCCTTATTAGAACTACTACTGGAAATCGTGTTTTTGGTGCTCTAAAG GGTGCATTGGATGGTGGACTTGATATTCCTCATAGCGAAAAGAGGTTTGCTGGGTTCAGCAAGGACTCCAAGCAACTTGATGCTGATGTTCACCGCAAGTACATCTATGGTGGCCATGTCGCAACATATATGAAG ACTTTGACTGAAGATGAACCTGAGAAATATCAGTCTCACTTTAGTGAGTACATTAAGCAAGGTCTTGAGGCTGATGATCTCGAGGAGATGTACAAGAAAGTTCATGCTGCCATACGTGCTGATCCAAGCCCAAAGAAATCTGAGAAGCAGCCTCCCAAGCAGCACAAGAG GTACAACCTGAAGAAGCTGACTTACGAGGAAAGGAAGGCCAAGTTGATTGAGAGACTGAATGCTTTGAATTCAGCTGCTGGTAACGACGATGACGAGGAAGATGATGATTGA